One Thalassoglobus sp. JC818 genomic region harbors:
- a CDS encoding Gfo/Idh/MocA family oxidoreductase encodes MSKTVNVAMIGLGFGAEFIPIYQAHPNTNVLAICRRNEAELQKSGEQFGIPKRYTDYDDVLADQEIDFVHINSPIPDHAWMSLKALDAGKHVMCTVPMATTIDECRQIVEKVKETGLKYMMAETVVYSREFLFIKKMFEDGELGKIQHLAASHPQDMDGWPSYWEKMIPMHYATHVVSPCLGLVNGLAEYVSCFGSGTVRDDIAQKSGNSFAVETCHIKIKDTDLTAHIWRFLYDVARQYRESFDVYGTKKSFEWTLIENEPHVLHTAKKPEPEIPEKIEVPDFAELLPEEIRRFTLPEEIHDAGHLSFVQGGGHGGSHPHLVHEFTSALIEDRDPWPNAVTSANWTCVGICAHESASQGGKIVPLPEFTLGQ; translated from the coding sequence ATGAGTAAGACCGTCAATGTTGCCATGATTGGATTGGGATTCGGTGCCGAATTCATCCCGATCTATCAAGCCCATCCCAACACAAATGTCCTGGCAATCTGCCGACGAAATGAAGCTGAGCTTCAAAAGTCGGGCGAGCAGTTTGGAATCCCCAAGCGGTACACGGACTATGACGACGTTCTGGCCGATCAGGAAATCGACTTCGTTCACATCAACAGCCCAATTCCTGACCACGCGTGGATGTCGCTGAAAGCTCTCGATGCTGGCAAGCACGTCATGTGTACCGTCCCGATGGCGACCACCATCGACGAGTGTCGACAGATCGTGGAAAAGGTCAAAGAGACGGGCCTGAAATACATGATGGCGGAAACCGTCGTCTACAGTCGCGAGTTCCTCTTCATCAAGAAGATGTTCGAAGATGGAGAACTCGGGAAGATTCAGCACCTCGCCGCTTCACACCCACAAGACATGGATGGCTGGCCAAGCTATTGGGAAAAGATGATTCCCATGCATTACGCAACGCATGTCGTGAGTCCTTGCCTGGGGCTGGTCAACGGGTTGGCTGAGTATGTCAGCTGCTTCGGTTCGGGAACCGTTCGTGATGACATCGCTCAAAAATCCGGAAACTCATTCGCCGTCGAAACCTGTCACATCAAGATCAAAGACACAGATCTGACCGCGCATATCTGGCGATTCCTGTACGATGTCGCACGACAGTATCGTGAGAGTTTTGACGTCTACGGAACCAAGAAGAGTTTCGAGTGGACGCTCATCGAAAACGAACCACACGTTCTGCACACAGCAAAAAAACCAGAGCCTGAGATTCCAGAGAAAATCGAAGTCCCTGACTTTGCAGAACTGCTTCCGGAAGAAATTCGACGCTTTACGCTGCCTGAAGAAATTCACGATGCGGGACACCTCTCGTTCGTTCAAGGCGGCGGTCACGGGGGTTCGCATCCGCATCTCGTTCATGAATTCACGAGTGCTCTCATCGAAGACCGAGATCCATGGCCGAACGCGGTCACAAGCGCGAACTGGACGTGTGTCGGAATCTGTGCACACGAGTCAGCTTCGCAAGGCGGAAAAATTGTGCCTCTGCCTGAGTTCACTCTCGGCCAGTAA
- a CDS encoding DNA-binding transcriptional regulator, producing the protein MNDRRAVALLIETSNAYARGLLEGIVEWIRQHNAWSIYLPEQMRGADPPTWLSRWKGDGIIARIETQAIAAAVRKSRLPVVDVSAARLVPEIPWVETNDQSIAELAAQHLLDRGFQHFGFCGDPGFQWSTLRETHFVEAIQRSKLGCSVHRSIAQYDPRYSWNREKQRLIHWLKKLPRPVGIMCCYDVKAQQLLDVCRELDVAVPEEVAVVGVDNDHLLCELSDPPLSSVAPDARQTGFEAAELLNRMMSGDCVDSDPRFIEPLGIEVRQSSDVLAIEDHEIAAAVRFIRENATSGIQVADVLREVPLSRRALEGRFVKILGRTPHQEIMRLRIDRVKRLLLETDRTLSDIARAVGFEHVEYLSVAFKREVGTTPKEFRKGRTSKK; encoded by the coding sequence ATGAACGATCGCCGAGCGGTTGCACTGTTGATTGAAACGTCGAATGCCTACGCTCGCGGGCTGTTGGAAGGAATCGTCGAATGGATTCGCCAGCACAATGCATGGTCGATCTATCTACCGGAGCAAATGCGCGGGGCTGATCCTCCGACCTGGCTTTCTCGCTGGAAGGGGGATGGAATCATTGCCCGCATCGAAACACAGGCGATTGCCGCGGCGGTCAGAAAGAGTCGACTGCCGGTCGTGGACGTGAGTGCCGCGAGGCTCGTCCCGGAAATTCCATGGGTGGAGACGAATGATCAATCGATCGCCGAACTCGCAGCTCAGCATCTTCTGGATCGAGGGTTTCAACACTTCGGCTTCTGCGGAGATCCAGGTTTTCAGTGGTCAACGCTGCGTGAGACGCACTTTGTGGAAGCCATTCAGAGATCTAAACTAGGCTGTTCCGTTCATCGATCCATCGCTCAGTACGATCCGAGATACTCCTGGAATCGTGAGAAGCAACGCCTGATTCATTGGCTCAAGAAACTGCCTCGACCGGTCGGGATCATGTGTTGTTACGATGTGAAAGCGCAGCAGTTGCTCGATGTTTGCCGCGAACTGGACGTCGCAGTCCCTGAAGAAGTGGCCGTCGTCGGCGTCGACAATGATCATCTGCTGTGTGAACTTTCTGATCCTCCATTGTCGAGTGTGGCACCGGATGCTCGACAAACTGGTTTCGAAGCTGCGGAGCTATTAAATCGGATGATGTCAGGGGACTGCGTCGATTCAGATCCTCGGTTTATCGAACCGCTGGGGATTGAAGTTCGCCAGTCGAGCGATGTCCTGGCAATCGAAGATCATGAGATCGCCGCAGCTGTGCGGTTCATTCGAGAGAACGCAACCTCGGGAATTCAGGTGGCTGACGTTCTTCGGGAAGTTCCGCTTTCACGCCGCGCACTCGAAGGAAGGTTTGTAAAAATCCTCGGCCGGACTCCTCATCAGGAAATCATGAGACTCCGCATCGACCGCGTGAAACGACTGCTATTGGAAACTGATCGAACACTGAGCGACATCGCGCGTGCGGTCGGGTTCGAGCATGTTGAATATCTTTCTGTGGCATTCAAACGCGAAGTCGGGACAACGCCGAAGGAATTTCGAAAGGGACGCACCAGTAAGAAGTGA
- a CDS encoding GTPase — translation MASQLDICADLIAQVSNAVSLLDRQIGSFELTSLDRRDWYELLHQKLLPQLGQEAFLIVAVVGGTNIGKSVVFNHVAGDRLSATSPLASGTKHPTAILPRGFSSNHNLSKLFPGFRVSEWVDADAPLAENPEHLLYWRESESLPENLVVLDTPDVDSVAEVNWERADHIRLSADVLLAVLTQQKYNDSAVKEFFRKASDEGKLVIVIFNQVLLPEDGEYWPLWLKTFEAETGLNPHSVYIAPNDRRAAESNALPFYEQKWPQEEGDYKTDLTERNLLRDLSELRFSEIKLQTLEGAIEHLCSPEVGIPSWLGEVRRRGAEFGEALNLMSAQRLVEVDRWPGLPNSVMIRKIREWWARQREGWSRSVHGFYHAVGTAVAYPVKLLMETKGNSVSPIEEYRAREWEVILQALENTLERLSWLEELDNPRLSPKLKEILGGKSRAELIEKFRLDHQALDFERILDEMINRQLSGFREESPESYKLFRRIDTLAAAARPAVSVGLFMTGVGPVGDVLYPAVADTAMQGMFHLATDAVGGTVVTAVGDKVITEGASTSAGYLESKFRRLHTQFAQQRAEWLASELERHLFGNLPEELARAAKIGETPEFKRVEKLVNELRHLLATTSVQNS, via the coding sequence ATGGCATCCCAACTGGATATTTGTGCGGACCTGATTGCTCAGGTGAGCAATGCGGTTTCACTGCTTGACAGGCAGATTGGTTCGTTTGAACTCACGTCTTTGGATCGTCGTGATTGGTATGAGCTGCTGCATCAGAAGCTTCTTCCACAACTCGGGCAGGAAGCATTTCTAATCGTCGCGGTCGTTGGAGGAACGAACATTGGTAAAAGTGTTGTGTTCAATCACGTCGCCGGTGACCGCTTGAGTGCAACGAGTCCATTGGCTTCAGGGACAAAGCATCCGACAGCCATTTTACCTCGAGGCTTTTCCTCGAATCATAACTTATCGAAGCTGTTCCCCGGGTTCCGAGTCTCGGAATGGGTCGATGCTGATGCTCCGTTGGCTGAGAATCCCGAACATCTCTTGTATTGGCGGGAGAGTGAAAGTCTCCCGGAGAATCTGGTCGTGCTCGACACTCCGGATGTCGATAGCGTCGCCGAGGTCAACTGGGAGCGGGCGGATCATATTCGTCTGAGTGCGGATGTTCTGCTTGCAGTGCTCACTCAGCAGAAATACAACGACTCCGCAGTGAAAGAATTCTTCCGCAAAGCATCCGACGAGGGAAAACTCGTCATTGTGATTTTCAATCAGGTTCTGTTGCCTGAAGATGGTGAATACTGGCCGCTCTGGTTGAAAACGTTTGAGGCAGAAACCGGATTGAATCCTCATTCTGTGTATATTGCTCCCAATGACCGCCGGGCTGCCGAATCGAATGCGCTACCGTTTTACGAACAGAAGTGGCCGCAGGAGGAAGGCGACTACAAAACTGATCTGACTGAGAGAAACTTGCTTCGCGATCTTTCGGAACTCCGTTTTTCTGAAATCAAGCTGCAAACGCTTGAGGGGGCGATTGAACACCTCTGCAGCCCCGAAGTTGGCATTCCGTCGTGGCTTGGTGAAGTTCGACGTCGCGGAGCGGAGTTTGGAGAAGCTCTCAATCTAATGTCAGCCCAGCGACTCGTTGAAGTCGACCGATGGCCGGGACTGCCCAACTCGGTGATGATTCGGAAGATTCGAGAGTGGTGGGCACGCCAGCGGGAAGGATGGTCACGCAGCGTCCACGGTTTCTATCATGCGGTCGGAACAGCTGTGGCGTATCCCGTCAAACTCTTGATGGAGACCAAGGGCAATTCTGTTTCCCCCATCGAAGAATACAGAGCCAGAGAATGGGAGGTCATTCTTCAGGCACTTGAGAATACACTCGAACGACTTTCGTGGCTGGAAGAACTCGACAATCCTCGGCTGAGCCCCAAGCTGAAAGAAATTCTGGGCGGGAAGTCTCGTGCAGAGTTGATCGAGAAGTTCCGACTCGATCACCAAGCTCTCGACTTCGAACGGATTCTCGACGAGATGATCAATCGTCAATTGAGTGGGTTTCGCGAAGAGAGTCCGGAGTCGTACAAGCTCTTTCGACGCATCGATACGCTGGCCGCTGCCGCTCGTCCGGCTGTCAGTGTCGGGCTGTTTATGACAGGAGTCGGACCCGTGGGCGACGTCTTATACCCCGCCGTGGCTGACACTGCGATGCAGGGGATGTTTCATCTGGCGACGGATGCGGTCGGTGGAACAGTGGTGACGGCGGTCGGTGACAAAGTCATCACTGAAGGAGCGTCCACGAGCGCTGGTTATCTGGAATCAAAGTTTCGTCGGCTTCACACGCAATTTGCACAACAACGTGCGGAATGGCTCGCGAGTGAGCTCGAACGTCATCTCTTCGGAAATCTCCCGGAAGAGCTCGCTCGGGCGGCGAAAATCGGAGAGACGCCGGAATTTAAACGGGTTGAAAAGTTGGTCAATGAGTTGCGGCATCTACTGGCCACAACATCAGTTCAGAATTCCTGA